The Candidatus Eisenbacteria bacterium nucleotide sequence TGCGTGCCGACGAGGAGCAGCGGCTCCCCGGCGGAGAGCCGCGCGCGGATGGCGCGCCGCTCCGCCGGCGACGACGCCCCGGTCAGCGCCACCACGTCGATGCCGGCCGGCCGCGCGAAGCGCGTGAGCGTGGCCGCGTGCTGCCGCGCGAGGATCTCGGTGGGCGCCATGAAGGCGACCTGGTGCCCGGATTCGATGACGTGGAGCGCCGCCAGCAGCGCGACCACCGTCTTGCCGCTGCCGACGTCGCCGACCAGCAGGCGGTGCATGGGCCGCGGCCGCGCGAGATCGCCGACGATCTCCAGGAGCGCCTGCTCCTGGTCTTTGGTGAGCACGAACGGCAGCGCCTGCTTCACGACTCCCGCCAGCACACCGGAGCCTGCGTTCGAGAGCCCGCGGCCTTCCTCGGCGAACACGCGACGGCGCATCTCCAGCACCGTCTGGAGCAGGAACAGCTCCTCGAAGGCCAGCCGCTCGTGGGCGCGCGCGCGCTCGGCCTCGTCACCGGGGAAGTGGATGTGGCGCAGCGCCGTAGCCAGCGGCTCGAGACCGCGCGCGGCCTCGGCCGGAAGTGGATCCGCCACCCGGTCGGCCACGCGGTCCAGCGCGCGGCGCACCGCCACCCGCATGCCGCGCCCGGTGACACCGCGCGTCAGCGCGTGCACCGGCACCAGCCGTCCGGCGTGGAGCAGCTCCTCGATCTCGCTCTCCAGCACTTCGAACATCGGGTTCAGCATGCGGCCGAGTGAGTCGAGCGTGCCGCTCACCACCACGCTCGCGCCCGGCGCGATGGCGCGCGCCAGCCAGGGCTGGCCGAAGAAGTGACAGGTCACGGCGCCACTCGAGTCGGCGATGCGCGCGGTGAAGTCGGTGCGGCCGCCTCGTGTGCGATGGGCGGCGGCGCTCGTGACGCGCCCCAGCACGGTGAGCACGCGAAGCGGAGAAAGCTCCTTGACCGTCACGAACTCGCGGGCGTCGAGGTACGTGCGCGGGTAGTGACGCACGAGATGCTCGAGCGTCACGATGCCCATCTTCTCGAAGAGGCGGGCCCGTGCGGGACCCACGCCGGTCAGGAACTGGACCGGCGTCGAAGGTTCGAATGCGGTGCGCAGCGCGTCGCTCATCGGATGCGCGCCCTGGCTTGCCGCGGGTAGGGCCGGCTGCTATTCTCCGCGGCCTTGTCTTGCCGGGGGTGACCCCGGAATTGAAGGAGGATCTTCATTTGGCTCAACGCTGCGACATTTGCGGCAAGGGTACCCTCTGGGGTCACTCGGTCAGCCACGCGAACAACGCCACCAAGCGGCGCTGGAACCCGAATCTCCAGCGCGTGCGGGCGCTTCACGAAGGCCGCGTCCAGAATATCGATGTCTGCACCCGCTGTCTGCGGAGCGGACGCGTGGTGAAGGCGGTCCGCCGCCGCCGGACGCAGACAACCTAGGCTCCGTTAGGAGCCGAGGACAAGGCGCGCGAGGGAGCGAGGAGCGAGTCGTATTCCTCGATACGTCGCAGCGACGAGCGACCGAGCCAACGCAGTGATCGGCTCCTAACGGAGCCTAGGCGCGTGGCTCATCATCGCCCACGCCAGGTCCGAGCGCGCGGGCTCGAGATCGGGCCGCTGTCGCACCGCCGCACGCAGCGGGGCGAGCGCCCCTCCCGGATCTCCGAGCATCAGACGCGCCCGTCCGAGCAGGGCCTGCGCGTCCGGCCACGAAGGACGACTGGCCACCAGGTTTCGGAGCTGGGTCTCGGCTTCGCGGAGCCGGGACGAGGCCAGCTCGCTGCGCGCCAGCTCCAGCGTCGCCGCCGGGTAGCCGGGCCGCTCCGCGATGGCGCTTCGAAGCACCGAGCGCGCCTCGGCATGATCGCCGCGTGACGAGAGTCTTCGTCCGAGCGCGAGCTGGAGGTCGGGCGAGCGCGGGCGGATCGCCAGCGCGCGCCGCAGCGCCGGCTCGTCGGCGGCCTCCGCCTCGAGCCCGGAGAGGGCGGGACGTCCGAACGCCGGCACCTCGGTGTCGCGGATCCATCCCCGGCGCGCCGCGCGCAGCGCCTCCGACGTGAACCCCAGCGCGTGTTTCGCGAGCGCCAGGTGTCGATGGGCGCGGGCGAACTCACGCCGCAGCGCCACCGCCCGCTCGAGCGCGCGCAGGGCGCCGCGCGCATCGCCGGCCGCGAGCCGCGCCAGACCCAGCCAGGCGCGAACGTCGGGATAGGTGGGCTCCAGCTCGCGCGCCGCTTCCAGCTCCTCGACGGCCTCCGCCGCGCGCCTTTGTCCGAGCCGGATGAGCCCCAGCACGAGCCGCGCGCGCAGGAAGCGCGGGTTGAGCGCGAGCGCGGTCTCGAGATGCTGCGCGGCTTCCGCGGGACGGTTTTCGAAGAGGCGCAGCGCCAGCTCGCAACGCCGGTCCGCGTGCGCGGCATGCGCGCCCTCGAGACGGCTCTCGCCTTCCGCTTCGAGGCAGGACGCGGCGAACCCGCGGCGCTGAACCGCCAGCGGCGCCTCCAGAGCCGCCATCAACGCCCGGTCGAGCGCCTGGACCGCCTCGTTGCGCCGCCCGAGAAGGTCGAGG carries:
- a CDS encoding tetratricopeptide repeat protein — protein: MARLAPALEDLRQGRFVLAAASFEAAGRSPLCASQARALAAESRLLAGMSQVHAGDFGAAKSELEQALQLDPGQAAAARLLARVLLRSGEPREALVWLDHAAIDGAETHGVGILRAACLDLLGRRNEAVQALDRALMAALEAPLAVQRRGFAASCLEAEGESRLEGAHAAHADRRCELALRLFENRPAEAAQHLETALALNPRFLRARLVLGLIRLGQRRAAEAVEELEAARELEPTYPDVRAWLGLARLAAGDARGALRALERAVALRREFARAHRHLALAKHALGFTSEALRAARRGWIRDTEVPAFGRPALSGLEAEAADEPALRRALAIRPRSPDLQLALGRRLSSRGDHAEARSVLRSAIAERPGYPAATLELARSELASSRLREAETQLRNLVASRPSWPDAQALLGRARLMLGDPGGALAPLRAAVRQRPDLEPARSDLAWAMMSHAPRLR
- the recG gene encoding ATP-dependent DNA helicase RecG; the protein is MSDALRTAFEPSTPVQFLTGVGPARARLFEKMGIVTLEHLVRHYPRTYLDAREFVTVKELSPLRVLTVLGRVTSAAAHRTRGGRTDFTARIADSSGAVTCHFFGQPWLARAIAPGASVVVSGTLDSLGRMLNPMFEVLESEIEELLHAGRLVPVHALTRGVTGRGMRVAVRRALDRVADRVADPLPAEAARGLEPLATALRHIHFPGDEAERARAHERLAFEELFLLQTVLEMRRRVFAEEGRGLSNAGSGVLAGVVKQALPFVLTKDQEQALLEIVGDLARPRPMHRLLVGDVGSGKTVVALLAALHVIESGHQVAFMAPTEILARQHAATLTRFARPAGIDVVALTGASSPAERRAIRARLSAGEPLLLVGTHALLEAKVEMPRLGLAIVDEQHRFGVRQRATLAQKGAIPDVLVLSATPIPRTLALAMYGDLDMSQMRSKPAGRGRIVTRIAGEEKFPQVIEFMAQELSAGWQAYVVLPVIEEGGRIEARAAEAEHQRLSQHPLLARFQVGLLHGRMKADDKQRTMDGFVAGRIQVLVTTTVIEVGVDVSNATLMVIENAERFGLSQLHQLRGRIGRGAHRSVCVLVPGPATSGDARQRLEELTATDDGFALAEADLALRGPGELWGMRQSGLPRLKLADLRDERLLTRAHEAAKAIVAADPRLLDPVHRPLRDALLRDYREALELALAG
- the rpmB gene encoding 50S ribosomal protein L28, whose protein sequence is MAQRCDICGKGTLWGHSVSHANNATKRRWNPNLQRVRALHEGRVQNIDVCTRCLRSGRVVKAVRRRRTQTT